One Turneriella parva DSM 21527 genomic region harbors:
- the pyrF gene encoding orotidine-5'-phosphate decarboxylase — protein MKKPAEALIVALDFSSAAEALKLVDALGESVVFYKVGMQLYFAAGNSIITELQKRNKLIFLDLKINDIPETVGKAVDSLVSLGVRYLTLFTQATQIEAAAAILKARGSDLKLLNVTVLTSQASTFAEVDARARLSLAAGAHGLICSGLEAAELRRNHGQEPILVTPGIRLAEKANEPNERVASGSRKDDQVRIVTPGDAIRGGATNIVVGRPITQAQNPRAVAQAILAEIEGALG, from the coding sequence ATGAAAAAGCCCGCAGAAGCCCTCATTGTCGCACTGGATTTTAGCTCAGCCGCAGAGGCGCTGAAACTTGTCGACGCACTCGGCGAGAGTGTCGTGTTTTATAAAGTAGGCATGCAGCTCTATTTTGCGGCAGGTAACAGCATCATTACCGAACTTCAAAAACGAAACAAGCTCATCTTTCTTGATTTAAAGATTAACGATATTCCCGAAACGGTTGGCAAGGCTGTTGACTCGCTTGTGAGCCTCGGCGTCAGATACCTGACTCTCTTCACGCAGGCGACGCAAATTGAGGCCGCAGCTGCGATCTTGAAGGCTCGTGGCTCTGATCTCAAATTACTGAATGTCACCGTGCTGACCAGCCAGGCGAGCACGTTTGCCGAAGTCGATGCGCGGGCCCGTCTCTCGCTGGCCGCCGGCGCACATGGCCTCATCTGTTCGGGACTTGAAGCTGCAGAGCTGCGCCGCAACCACGGGCAAGAGCCGATTCTGGTGACGCCCGGCATCAGGCTCGCTGAAAAAGCGAATGAGCCGAATGAGCGCGTGGCGTCTGGGTCTCGCAAAGACGATCAGGTACGCATTGTGACACCGGGCGACGCCATTCGCGGCGGTGCGACCAATATCGTGGTGGGTCGCCCCATCACGCAGGCGCAAAACCCTCGCGCAGTTGCGCAGGCAATTCTCGCTGAAATTGAAGGCGCATTAGGTTAG